The following are encoded together in the Brassica napus cultivar Da-Ae chromosome A9, Da-Ae, whole genome shotgun sequence genome:
- the LOC106419979 gene encoding 40S ribosomal protein S15a-1: protein MVRISVLNDALKSMYNAEKRGKRQVMIRPSSKVIIKFLIVMQKHGYIGEFEYVDDHRSGKIVVELNGRLNKCGVISPRFDVGVKEIEGWTARLLPSRQFGYIVLTTSAGIMDHEEARRKNVGGKVLGFFY from the exons ATGGTGAGAATCAGTGTGCTCAACGATGCGCTCAAGAGCATGTACAATGCCGAGAAACGAGGCAAGAGGCAGGTCATGATCAGACCTTCTTCCAAAGTCATCATCAAGTTTCTTATCGTCATGCAGAAGCACG GTTACATTGGTGAGTTTGAGTATGTGGATGACCATCGATCCGGGAAAATCGTTGTGGAGTTAAACGGAAGGTTGAACAAGTGTGGTGTTATCAGCCCACGTTTTGATGTTGGTGTCAAGGAGATTGAAGGTTGGACTGCTCGTTTGCTTCCTTCCCGACAG TTTGGTTACATCGTTCTGACTACCTCCGCGGGTATTATGGACCATGAAGAAGCCAGGAGGAAGAATGTCGGAGGCAAGGTCCTCGGCTTCTTCTATTGA
- the LOC106419941 gene encoding uncharacterized protein LOC106419941, with protein sequence MYHRLPSLMEPFLRSVSARLPVIVQATTWTVLLMFTVAVASFAPELAFVSTVSSSCGGGDGFVKIPMDFPGESVCVPSHMVKRSRFDLFVPSIFAGVMVTASACLIRSCFGTENVDDV encoded by the coding sequence ATGTATCACCGTTTGCCGTCTCTAATGGAGCCGTTTCTCCGCAGTGTCTCGGCGCGTTTGCCGGTCATCGTTCAAGCTACAACGTGGACGGTGCTGTTAATGTTCACTGTAGCAGTCGCGTCTTTCGCTCCGGAGTTGGCGTTTGTGTCTACGGTGTCGTCTTCGTGCGGGGGAGGAGATGGGTTCGTGAAGATTCCGATGGATTTTCCGGGGGAGAGTGTGTGTGTTCCGTCTCACATGGTGAAGAGATCGCGTTTCGATTTGTTCGTGCCTTCTATTTTCGCGGGGGTTATGGTCACGGCGTCTGCATGTTTGATCCGATCATGTTTTGGGACAGAGAACGTGGACGATGTATGA
- the BNAA09G49270D gene encoding uncharacterized protein Mb0911c: MASNIMRPAFAYTVVYVKDVAKSVEFYSRAFGHNVRRLDESHRWGELESGQTTIAFTPRHQHETDDLTGKVQATHSDPERAPIEVCFCYPDVDAAFKRAVENGAVAVSEPEDKEWGQKVGYVRDIDGIVVRIGSHVK, from the exons ATGGCGTCGAATATCATGAGACCAGCGTTTGCTTATACGGTTGTGTACGTGAAGGACGTGGCCAAATCCGTAGAATTTTACTCTAGAGCTTTTGGTCACAACGTCCGTCGTCTTGACGAGTCCCACAG GTGGGGAGAGCTAGAGAGCGGACAAACGACGATAGCCTTCACACCGCGTCACCAGCATGAGACCGACGACTTAACGGGGAAGGTACAGGCTACGCATTCAGACCCTGAGAGAGCACCCATCGAAGTCTGCTTCTGTTACCCGGATGTTGATGCCGCCTTCAAG AGGGCTGTGGAGAACGGTGCGGTGGCTGTCAGCGAGCCAGAGGACAAGGAATGGGGACAGAAGGTTGGTTACGTGCGAGACATTGACGGCATCGTTGTCCGCATTGGTAGCCACGTTAAATGA
- the LOC125578247 gene encoding uncharacterized protein LOC125578247, whose translation MGARGLQPTRQWVIQRGVWHIDDCLLFVLPWTPEGSFKIPEISTLPVWANLKNIPDCCYSRLGISHVASGLGEPILTHKPRLDPTSMGEAKVLVEMELDRDFPKLIALDDKQGNIFLVNVEYTWIPSMCERCGNLGHKAKRCLLPSSTAQVSISASTSQDTSSDVPIVDIDTVMQQKDNVEYSVPTIQKNDLHVSGKTSLQTKDDGAHEPEKHTIEIEGLLSELEATPTLQQENPTASPNFIPTLPTLVDSQPTPTAASIMESSPSTVTNTEVSETLVVGPQATTHTPFAFESPAQFKGSRDVGVDEDGTEPSSSLSLTRGGRETKPPSKYQDMEWKTVRGRGKRGRRGRGSYH comes from the coding sequence ATGGGGGCGCGTGGTTTACAACCTACTCGGCAATGGGTTATTCAGCGTGGAGTGTGGCACATAGATGATTGCTTACTTTTTGTACTGCCATGGACCCCAGAAGGCTCCTTCAAAATTCCTGAAATCTCCACGCTTCCGGTTTGGGCCAATTTGAAGAACATTCCGGATTGTTGCTACTCAAGATTAGGAATAAGTCATGTCGCTTCCGGACTTGGAGAACCGATTCTTACTCACAAACCTCGACTTGATCCTACTAGTATGGGCGAGGCAAAGGTTTTAGTTGAGATGGAGCTGGACAGAGACTTTCCAAAGCTTATTGCCCTTGATGATAAGCAAGGTAACATCTTCCTTGTTAATGTTGAATACACATGGATTCCATCTATGTGTGAAAGGTGTGGTAATCTAGGACACAAAGCAAAGAGGTGTCTCTTACCTTCTTCCACTGCTCAGGTTTCTATCTCCGCATCAACCTCGCAAGACACTAGCTCTGATGTTCCTATTGTGGATATTGATACTGTTATGCAGCAAAAGGATAATGTTGAATACTCTGTACCAACTATCCAGAAAAATGATCTACATGTTAGTGGAAAAACTTCTCTTCAAACTAAAGATGATGGTGCCCATGAGCCTGAGAAACATACCATAGAGATTGAAGGTCTCTTATCTGAACTAGAAGCTACTCCTACCCTTCAACAGGAGAACCCGACTGCCTCGCCAAACTTTATCCCCACTTTACCCACTTTAGTAGATTCACAACCTACTCCCACTGCAGCATCTATTATGGAGTCATCTCCATCAACCGTTACCAACACTGAGGTTAGTGAAACTTTAGTCGTTGGTCCTCAAGCCACAACACATACACCCTTTGCATTTGAGAGCCCTGCTCAGTTCAAAGGGTCAAGAGATGTGGGAGTGGATGAAGATGGGACTGAGCCTTCTAGCTCGCTCAGCTTGACAAGAGGTGGGAGGGAAACAAAACCCCCTAGCAAATACCAAGACATGGAATGGAAGACGGTTCGAGGGAGAGGGAAGCGTGGCCGCCGCGGTCGTGGTTCTTATCACTAG
- the LOC106419976 gene encoding dof zinc finger protein DOF1.1 has product MVFSSNWSQPTNPNQLQLNENGSLVNGHGLLSHQLPPFPPNPNPNHHHAAASSGLPARLGGFMAERANQTKAPRPEGALKCPRCNSINTKFCYNNNYNPTQPRHYCKGCRRYWTHGGKLRDVPEGGRRRRNSKKNKNGNAKSSSTVNAPSSSSGQLRTNHQFPFLPTLQNLTQLGGIGLNLAAANGNNQAHHIGPSLMNDLGFLHVGNERNSHDNNNSENNLMGPGGFPLFDPTSGPYGFQNEGNIGNDVGLSFPSTSMVDSSIYQTGPVKMEEQPNLVNLSRPVSGLTHPVNQTNQYYWNNSDFSGPSSNDHHQLL; this is encoded by the exons ATGGTTTTCTCATCCAATTGGTCACAG cCTACGAATCCGAATCAGCTTCAACTTAACGAAAATGGAAGTTTAGTGAATGGCCACGGACTACTTTCTCACCAACTTCCACCTTTCCCaccaaaccctaaccctaaccaCCACCATGCCGCTGCCTCCAGTGGTCTTCCGGCGAGGCTTGGTGGATTCATGGCGGAGAGAGCGAACCAAACCAAAGCTCCTCGGCCTGAGGGAGCCCTAAAGTGTCCTCGATGCAACTCCATCAACACTAAGTTCTGTtacaacaacaactacaacCCCACTCAGCCTCGCCACTACTGTAAGGGATGCCGCCGCTACTGGACACATGGCGGCAAATTGAGGGACGTCCCCGAAGGTGGCCGCCGCCGGAGAAATagcaaaaagaataaaaatggtAATGCAAAATCTTCTTCCACGGTCAACGCTCCGAGTTCTAGCTCAGGACAGCTAAGGACAAACCATCAGTTCCCGTTTTTACCAACTCTTCAAAATCTCACTCAGCTTGGAGGTATCGGTTTGAACTTAGCTGCTGCTAATGGCAACAACCAAGCTCACCACATCGGTCCAAGTTTGATGaatgatttagggtttcttcATGTCGGAAATGAACGAAACAGTCATGACAACAACAACAGTGAAAACAACCTAATGGGGCCTGGTGGATTCCCTCTCTTCGATCCAACGTCAGGACCATACGGTTTCCAAAACGAGGGAAATATCGGAAACGACGTCGGGTTATCTTTTCCCTCTACTTCCATGGTTGATTCCAGTATTTACCAAACAGGTCCGGTGAAGATGGAAGAACAACCCAATCTGGTTAATTTGTCTAGACCGGTCTCCGGTTTGACACATCCGGTGAATCAAACAAACCAGTACTATTGGAACAATTCGGATTTCTCGGGTCCTTCTTCTAACGATCATCACCAACTCTTGTGA
- the LOC106419971 gene encoding probable GTP-binding protein OBGM, mitochondrial, giving the protein MGQAHYVKPFSASFSHFFHRRPPRREIFLCLLASYLTVTTSYLAGDPTRNNSMWLNRTAPIRYLRSFRKTQNAPWMSYTVAFYSDSAEEEEKVAPLQETRMRDRFTLYARGGEGGSGCSSARKTRTDRYGKPDGGNGGRGGDVILECTHAVWDFSGLQPHVKGGKAGHGTSKNRIGNRGEDKVLQVPIGTVIHLQEGEIPSQVQANSPTSLDPWDLPGTLVDDPEPEETSDVNQDSSVQVEAEDDIVVDTPMEDDFEDDVDQVKYNVAELTEQGQRILIARGGEGGLGSVCATRYLRGTKFAKTAPLRTMEDDDDEDDDNGQRSSIKCGSLGTEAVLILELKSIADVGLVGMPNAGKSTLLGALSRAKPRVGHYAFTTLRPNLGNVSYDDFSMTVADIPGLIKGAHQNRGLGHNFLRHIERTKVLAYVVDLASGLDGNRGVAPWQQLRDLVMELEFHEEGLSDRSSLIVANKIDEEGAEERLVELERRVKGVRIFAVCAVLEEGVAELKDGLKMLVNGGGEGSERLKLENICVD; this is encoded by the exons ATGGGCCAGGCCCATTACGTTAAACCCTTCTCCGCTTCGTTCTCCCATTTCTTTCACCGACGACCACCACGGCGGGAGATCTTCCTCTGTCTCCTCGCTTCTTATCTTACCGTAACAACCTCATACCTCGCCGGAGATCCTACCAGAAACAACTCGATGTGGCTGAACCGGACAGCTCCCATCCGGTATCTGAGATCCTTCCGAAAAACTCAAAACGCGCCATGGATGAGCTACACTGTTGCGTTCTACTCAGATTCCGCGGAGGAGGAAGAAAAGGTCGCGCCTTTGCAG GAGACTAGAATGAGAGATAGGTTTACTCTGTACGCACGTGGCGGTGAAGGTGGCAGTGGTTGTTCCAGCGCCCGCAAGACCCGTACCGATCGCTACGGCAAACCAGATG GTGGGAATGGTGGGAGAGGAGGTGATGTGATTTTAGAATGCACACATGCAGTTTGGGACTTCAGCGGATTGCAACCTCATGTT AAAGGTGGGAAGGCTGGGCATGGAACTTCCAAGAACAGGATTGGAAACAGAGGAGAAGACAAGGTCCTGCAAGTGCCCATTGGGACAGTGATTCATCTTCAAGAAGGTGAGATTCCGTCTCAGGTTCAAGCTAACTCTCCCACAAGTCTGGATCCATGGGACCTTCCTGGCACACTGGTTGATGATCCTGAACCAGAGGAGACCTCCGACGTTAATCAAGATTCTTCTGTTCAAGTTGAAGCTGAGGACGATATTGTAGTAGACACGCCAATGGAAGATGATTTTGAAGACGATGTTGATCAAGTAAAGTATAACGTTGCGGAGCTGACAGAACAAGGCCAGAGAATACTCATCGCACGTGGCGGCGAAGGCGGTTTGGGCAGCGTTTGCGCTACACGTTACTTAAGAGGCACCAAGTTCGCTAAAACAGCTCCTTTGAGGACAATGGAGGACgacgatgatgaagatgatgataatggcCAACGCTCGAGTATTAAGTGTGGTTCTCTTGGTACAGAAGCTGTCCTGATACTAGAACTGAAGAGCATCGCTGACGTTGGTCTCGTAGGGATGCCAAACGCTGGGAAAAGCACTCTCCTCGGCGCGCTCTCCCGCGCTAAACCGCGTGTAGGCCACTACGCGTTCACGACGCTCCGTCCCAACCTAGGCAACGTCAGCTACGACGACTTCTCAATGACGGTAGCCGACATCCCAGGGCTTATCAAAGGAGCTCATCAGAACCGAGGGCTAGGCCACAACTTTCTCCGCCATATAGAAAGGACCAAAGTGCTGGCTTACGTCGTGGACTTGGCGTCGGGGTTGGATGGGAACAGAGGAGTGGCGCCGTGGCAGCAGCTGAGAGATTTGGTGATGGAGCTTGAATTTCATGAGGAAGGGTTGTCTGATAGGTCGTCTTTGATCGTGGCGAACAAGATAGATGAGGAAGGGGCGGAGGAGAGGTTGGTGGAGCTTGAGAGGAGAGTGAAAGGTGTGAGGATTTTTGCGGTTTGTGCTGTTCTTGAAGAAGGTGTGGCTGAGCTGAAAGATGGTTTGAAAATGCTTGTAAACGGTGGTGGTGAGGGATCAGAGAGATTGAAATTGGAGAATATATGTGTTGACTAG